A window of the Helianthus annuus cultivar XRQ/B chromosome 4, HanXRQr2.0-SUNRISE, whole genome shotgun sequence genome harbors these coding sequences:
- the LOC110926647 gene encoding protein FAM133-like, whose amino-acid sequence MKEKSYADELKVLKNFRESHNEWFLKEEKKKKSKKATPKVQTEEGSSSQPKKRRKKTVETLLVDESDKEEPEAEAEAEAETETETEVNVEGDVGLSPDSANLLKSLNAFNAEKEKEAGEKEGDEGDKSSSSSSDEEIDETERAKRIQAETAKEKQLKRKRREEKDDVLYVPSPKHVIESQMPPSGGRKKASARKSIASP is encoded by the coding sequence ATGAAagaaaagagttatgctgatgaGCTGAAAGTTCTTAAAAATTTCAGAGAATCTCACAACGAATGGTTCttaaaagaagagaaaaagaagaaaagcaaGAAAGCAACTCCGAAAGTACAAACTGAAGAAGGTTCTTCATCTCAACCTAAGAAACGTCGAAAGAAAACAGTTGAGACTTTGCTTGTCGATGAATCAGATAAAGAAGAACCAGAAgcagaagctgaagctgaagctgaaactGAAACTGAAACTGAAGTGAATGTTGAAGGAGATGTTGGTTTATCTCCTGATTCTGCAAATTTACTTAAGTCTCTTAATGCTTTTAATGCtgagaaagaaaaggaagctggTGAGAAAGAAGGTGACGAAGGTGATAAAAGCTCATCAAGTTCGTCTGATGAAGAAATTGACGAAACAGAGCGTGCAAAGAGAATTCAAGCTGAGACTGCAAAAGAAAAGCAGCTGAAAagaaagaggagagaggagaAAGATGATGTTTTGTATGTTCCGTCGCCTAAGCATGTGATAGAATCTCAGATGCCTCCGtctggtggtagaaagaaagcaAGTGCTAGAAAGAGTATTGCATCTCCATGA